In a single window of the Pandoraea pulmonicola genome:
- a CDS encoding acyl-CoA thioesterase/bile acid-CoA:amino acid N-acyltransferase family protein: MTSPLILTAAPADALIDVPRHLVVRGAAPGTHVTLAARTPRAGGVLWQAEATFVADAEGVVDLTRDAPVSGSYRGVSPMGLVWSQVPEDGKSRDVFPQPVTAPLVTTVTALVAGDGGEAIAPSSVSFTQRLAADGVTRRDVREDGLVGTLYLPPGDGPFPAVMILNGSGGGINEPRAALYASHGYAAFALGYFKGPGLPDYISNTPLEYFAKGMDWLRRTVRPAHDFVALSGQSRGGELVLLLGATFPEAVSAVIGYVPSALIHSAQNACDPAIGREGPTWLLDGKPLPHIWENNRTASWAPFDEGPPPHRHTKAMLTALDDVQAVERARIPVEKIRGPVMLLSAEDDGSWPSSRYSRMVTERLAAHSHPHPVEHLDFEKAGHAIVFPYVPTTQLVYAHPVSGKISTSGGQPDANAIADERSWSAVQAFLARAVAAHAQSQGQS, encoded by the coding sequence ATGACGTCTCCGCTCATTCTCACTGCTGCGCCTGCCGATGCGCTGATCGACGTGCCGCGCCACCTCGTGGTGCGCGGCGCGGCGCCAGGGACGCACGTCACGCTCGCCGCTCGCACGCCGCGGGCGGGCGGCGTGCTCTGGCAGGCCGAAGCCACGTTCGTTGCCGATGCCGAGGGTGTCGTCGACCTCACGCGCGACGCCCCGGTCAGCGGCAGTTATCGGGGCGTGTCGCCGATGGGACTCGTCTGGTCGCAGGTGCCGGAGGACGGCAAGAGCCGCGACGTGTTCCCGCAACCAGTCACCGCACCGCTCGTCACCACCGTGACGGCACTCGTCGCCGGTGATGGCGGCGAGGCGATTGCGCCGTCGAGCGTGTCGTTCACCCAGCGCCTCGCCGCCGACGGCGTGACGCGGCGCGACGTGCGCGAGGATGGGCTCGTCGGCACGTTGTATCTGCCGCCAGGTGACGGGCCGTTCCCTGCCGTCATGATCCTCAACGGGTCCGGCGGCGGCATCAACGAACCGCGTGCGGCGCTCTATGCGTCGCACGGCTACGCGGCGTTCGCCCTCGGCTACTTCAAGGGGCCGGGGCTGCCCGACTACATCTCCAACACGCCGCTCGAGTACTTCGCGAAGGGCATGGACTGGCTGCGCCGCACGGTGCGCCCGGCGCATGACTTCGTGGCGCTCTCCGGACAGTCGCGCGGCGGTGAGCTGGTGCTGCTGCTCGGCGCCACCTTCCCCGAAGCGGTGTCGGCGGTGATCGGCTATGTGCCGAGTGCGTTGATTCACAGCGCGCAGAACGCCTGCGATCCGGCCATTGGCAGAGAGGGGCCGACGTGGCTGCTCGACGGCAAGCCGTTGCCGCACATCTGGGAGAACAACCGTACGGCATCCTGGGCGCCATTCGACGAGGGGCCGCCGCCGCATCGTCACACCAAGGCAATGCTGACCGCGCTGGATGATGTGCAAGCCGTTGAGCGGGCGCGCATCCCCGTCGAGAAGATTCGCGGGCCCGTGATGCTGCTCTCCGCCGAGGACGACGGCTCGTGGCCGTCGAGCCGGTACTCGCGAATGGTGACGGAGCGGCTGGCCGCACATTCGCATCCGCATCCGGTCGAGCATCTCGATTTCGAGAAGGCCGGGCATGCCATCGTGTTTCCGTATGTGCCGACGACGCAACTCGTCTACGCGCACCCGGTCTCCGGCAAGATCAGCACCAGCGGCGGACAGCCGGACGCCAACGCCATCGCCGACGAACGTTCGTGGAGCGCCGTGCAGGCCTTCCTCGCGCGCGCCGTGGCAGCGCATGCTCAATCACAAGGACAATCATGA
- a CDS encoding CMD domain-containing protein: MTANTQYDIANDLVDRVAGLAAGTATHTLRHARDKVAAATQGSYDGLFDAKLEGLSLVERLLVALYASRLTPSPSLAAHYRAELAKHAVDAAQLKAVESGQPEDVADTRLRAMLTFTRTLIENPVEGDKAALHKLPAAGLTTPAIVALAQLIAFLSYQTRLVAGLQALKQLAPQETTA; encoded by the coding sequence ATGACCGCCAATACCCAGTACGACATCGCCAATGATCTCGTCGACCGCGTCGCAGGTCTGGCCGCCGGCACGGCGACGCATACCTTGCGTCACGCGCGCGACAAGGTCGCCGCCGCTACGCAGGGCAGCTATGACGGACTCTTCGACGCGAAGCTTGAAGGGCTCTCGCTCGTGGAGCGTCTGCTCGTTGCGTTGTATGCGAGCCGTCTGACGCCTTCGCCGTCGCTCGCCGCGCACTATCGCGCCGAGCTCGCCAAGCATGCGGTCGATGCTGCGCAGTTGAAGGCCGTCGAGTCCGGTCAGCCGGAGGATGTGGCGGATACGCGTCTGCGCGCGATGCTGACGTTCACGCGAACGCTGATCGAAAATCCCGTGGAGGGCGACAAGGCCGCGCTGCACAAGCTGCCCGCAGCGGGACTCACGACGCCGGCCATCGTTGCGCTCGCGCAATTGATCGCGTTCCTGTCGTACCAGACGCGTCTGGTCGCAGGTCTTCAGGCCCTCAAACAACTGGCTCCGCAGGAGACGACAGCATGA
- a CDS encoding peroxidase-related enzyme → MSDIIRSHGFTNETLDWDAWLDVVTLESATPEQIAVLEESHPKAKTSDYYLFLVHQPEILRQRSAAFNAIMYAPGGMPRAERELSTTVVSRINGCVYCASVHAQRFEQLAKRNDVIREVFDDPRTAGTTPREKAIAQFSIALTEKPGDVHPEQLQTLRDVGLTDAEILDLIHSIAIFAWANRLMLNLGEPVFPETVAG, encoded by the coding sequence ATGAGCGACATCATCCGTTCGCACGGTTTCACCAACGAGACGCTCGACTGGGATGCATGGCTCGACGTCGTGACACTGGAGAGCGCCACGCCGGAGCAGATTGCCGTGCTCGAAGAGAGCCATCCGAAAGCCAAGACATCGGACTATTACCTCTTCCTCGTGCATCAACCCGAGATCCTGCGTCAGCGCTCGGCGGCATTCAACGCGATCATGTATGCGCCGGGCGGCATGCCGCGCGCCGAGCGTGAGCTTTCGACGACCGTTGTCTCGCGTATCAATGGCTGTGTATATTGCGCGTCGGTGCACGCACAGCGCTTCGAACAGTTGGCCAAGCGCAACGACGTAATCCGCGAAGTGTTCGACGATCCGCGTACCGCCGGTACGACACCGCGTGAGAAAGCCATTGCGCAGTTTTCGATTGCGTTGACGGAGAAGCCTGGCGATGTGCATCCTGAACAGTTGCAGACCCTGCGCGACGTTGGATTGACGGACGCGGAAATCCTCGATCTCATCCATTCCATCGCCATCTTCGCTTGGGCGAATCGGCTGATGCTCAACCTCGGCGAGCCGGTGTTTCCCGAGACGGTGGCTGGGTGA
- the aac(6') gene encoding aminoglycoside 6'-N-acetyltransferase yields the protein MTPISVTIRPIELHDIASWGSLRHQLWPHASPAEHEREITEILSEPNRYAAFIAISQEGRALGFAEAAIRQDYVNGCDTSPVLFLEGVYVAPDARRRGVAKALFGRVEQWGALRGCEEFASDTDVANIDVQTLHRALGFEETERVVFFRKRTLKGTSD from the coding sequence ATGACGCCCATTTCAGTCACCATACGTCCCATCGAACTCCATGACATAGCCTCTTGGGGCTCGCTCAGGCACCAGCTCTGGCCCCACGCGTCACCGGCCGAACACGAACGCGAAATCACGGAGATACTGTCGGAGCCGAATCGTTATGCGGCTTTTATTGCGATTTCTCAGGAAGGTCGGGCGTTGGGATTTGCTGAGGCAGCGATACGGCAGGATTACGTCAACGGGTGCGACACGTCGCCAGTCCTGTTTCTCGAGGGCGTTTACGTCGCGCCTGACGCCCGCCGTCGGGGTGTCGCGAAAGCGCTGTTCGGAAGGGTTGAGCAGTGGGGCGCCCTGCGGGGATGTGAAGAATTCGCGTCCGACACCGATGTGGCCAACATTGATGTCCAAACATTGCACCGGGCACTCGGCTTTGAGGAGACCGAACGCGTGGTGTTCTTCCGCAAACGCACGCTAAAAGGTACGTCTGATTGA